A stretch of the Prochlorococcus marinus str. MIT 0918 genome encodes the following:
- a CDS encoding cysteine desulfurase family protein codes for MLVETNNTNYLDACSTSPPHPSVIEEISKTERIYWGNASSIHLEGIKAAEILEQSRFKIGQLFNVSAEQIIFTSNATESIHLALIGKARSIKPGRIVISSVEHPAVKYAAEQLKNEGWQLLYWPVNRNGRIDLSYMEEMLDYPTKIVSLILGQSEIGTIQPIFSIASECKKRNIYIHTDATQVISQGIFNFNDLNINSLSASAHKFRGPKGIGLLIIDNKNIKSFTPILGGGGQESGLRSGTQSVSLVYGMSIALHQINKCSSINSGDFIFESSDISKKTTQLRERINKIEGIVFTGDNINRLPNHISLIILPRNNKVLSANKLVLELSNKGIYISSGTACSSYNNKKSYVLKAIGIEDKLLGSSIRISLGSWNLNLDTIQVANIIDSTITKLFNMDL; via the coding sequence ATGCTTGTAGAAACAAATAATACGAATTATTTAGATGCTTGTTCAACATCTCCACCTCACCCATCAGTAATAGAGGAGATTAGTAAAACTGAAAGAATATATTGGGGTAATGCTTCTAGTATACATTTAGAAGGAATTAAGGCAGCTGAGATTTTAGAACAAAGTAGATTTAAGATTGGCCAACTATTTAATGTTTCAGCAGAGCAAATAATTTTCACATCAAATGCTACTGAATCTATTCATCTTGCTTTAATAGGAAAGGCAAGGTCTATAAAACCAGGACGCATTGTAATTAGTTCTGTAGAACATCCTGCCGTCAAATATGCAGCTGAACAGTTAAAGAATGAAGGATGGCAATTGCTTTACTGGCCTGTAAATAGAAATGGTCGTATAGATTTGTCATATATGGAGGAAATGCTAGATTACCCAACAAAAATTGTTTCTTTAATATTGGGTCAGAGTGAAATAGGGACTATTCAACCTATTTTTTCAATAGCTTCTGAATGTAAGAAAAGAAATATTTATATCCATACAGATGCTACTCAGGTGATTTCACAAGGAATATTTAATTTTAATGATTTGAATATTAACAGTTTATCTGCGTCAGCTCATAAATTTAGAGGTCCAAAGGGAATAGGGTTATTAATAATAGATAATAAGAATATAAAGTCCTTTACTCCAATACTTGGGGGAGGAGGTCAAGAGTCAGGTTTACGTTCTGGAACACAATCTGTATCATTAGTTTATGGGATGTCAATTGCGTTACATCAAATTAATAAATGTTCCTCTATAAATTCTGGTGATTTTATATTTGAATCCAGTGATATTTCAAAGAAGACCACACAATTAAGGGAAAGAATAAATAAAATTGAAGGTATTGTATTTACTGGCGATAATATAAATCGTCTTCCAAATCATATATCATTGATCATACTTCCAAGAAATAATAAGGTACTATCAGCAAATAAACTAGTTTTAGAACTTTCAAATAAAGGTATATATATTAGTAGTGGGACAGCTTGTTCCTCATACAATAATAAGAAAAGCTATGTTTTAAAAGCAATTGGAATAGAGGATAAACTGTTAGGTTCATCAATTAGAATAAGTCTTGGTTCATGGAATTTAAACCTAGATACAATTCAGGTGGCTAATATTATAGACTCTACAATAACAAAGTTATTTAATATGGATTTATGA
- the dapF gene encoding diaminopimelate epimerase — translation MTPIKFKKYEGTGNDFIIIDGFKSPEANKLFSIKRDLIKSLCDRHYGVGADGIIINAKPDHNGISKMIIYNSDGSLAEMCGNGIRCLVKYIIDTNNLHNQTEFNIETLAGLLNARFQTNGDIKVNMGEPTFTPNNIPTTLATGKDNLPTGIINIENTSLQIYAAGMGNPHLVTFIDDFDSIRFEKLGPVLENSSYFPEKTNVHFVKIVNRETLELLVWERGCGPTLACGTGACASLAVSATLQLCNEKANIILPGGTLFIEWPNKSGDIYMSGPAKYVFSGSIEI, via the coding sequence ATGACACCCATAAAATTTAAGAAATATGAAGGTACAGGTAATGATTTTATAATTATTGATGGATTTAAATCTCCAGAAGCTAATAAACTATTTAGTATTAAAAGAGATTTAATTAAAAGCTTATGTGATAGACATTATGGTGTTGGAGCTGATGGAATTATTATTAATGCCAAACCAGATCATAATGGAATATCTAAGATGATTATTTATAACTCCGATGGATCCTTAGCTGAAATGTGTGGGAATGGTATTAGATGCCTAGTTAAATATATTATTGATACTAATAATTTACATAACCAAACTGAATTTAATATTGAAACCCTTGCTGGATTATTAAATGCAAGATTTCAAACTAATGGAGATATTAAAGTAAATATGGGTGAACCAACTTTTACCCCTAATAATATACCTACAACTTTAGCTACGGGTAAGGATAATCTTCCTACAGGTATTATTAATATAGAAAATACAAGTTTACAGATTTATGCTGCTGGCATGGGTAACCCACATTTAGTTACTTTTATAGATGATTTTGATTCTATACGCTTTGAAAAATTAGGGCCAGTATTAGAGAATAGTTCATATTTTCCTGAAAAGACAAATGTTCATTTTGTAAAAATAGTTAATAGAGAAACACTTGAATTATTAGTATGGGAAAGAGGTTGTGGTCCTACACTTGCTTGTGGTACCGGAGCATGTGCATCATTAGCTGTTTCAGCAACATTACAATTATGTAATGAAAAAGCTAACATTATTTTGCCCGGAGGTACTTTATTTATAGAATGGCCAAATAAAAGTGGAGATATATATATGAGTGGACCAGCTAAATATGTTTTCTCAGGTTCAATAGAAATTTAG
- the leuS gene encoding leucine--tRNA ligase, with the protein MAESSNKPLSKGISNTYNHADLEKKWQQKWIESSLYKTRQPQKDQKTFYALSMFPYPSGNLHMGHVRNYVITDVLARMHRMKGEAVLHPMGWDAFGLPAENAAIDRGIDPDIWTKKNISQMKTQLNSLGLSVDWEREITTCDEEYYKWTQYLFLELFDAGLAYQKSATVNWDPIDKTVLANEQVDINGKSWRSGAIVQKKELKQWFLKITDYAEELLKGLNKLSGWPDNVKTMQENWIGKSQGVEVKFKVKNSPNLLINVFTTRIDTIYGVNYLVLAPDHHLVDKLIADENKDSLKIFRDKVNRLSEQDRTSDSKQKQGLDLGAKAINPINGKSIPIWIGDYVLSSYATGAVMAVPAHDLRDYEFAKKYTLPITYVIKGNSSLVDETRPFTSKGILINSGKFNGLKSKIAISEITSVGINDGWAQNKVSYKLRDWLISRQRYWGCPIPIIHCDKCGVVPVPIKDLPIKLNKDKSIKSITCPKCSCKAKLETDTMDTFMCSSWYFLRYVDATNKNEPFNKELADKWLPVDQYVGGIEHAILHLLYSRFFVKALKTKKLINVNEPFKKLLTQGMVQGITYKNPSSQKYIKNNDIKDHKNPLDPLTGEKLQIVYEKMSKSKYNGVDPSDVINKFGSDTARMFILFKAPPEKDLEWDDSDVEGQYRFLNRVWRIFNDLLRDRTIDLSNSSQSIVYTDLNSKESNLRRIVHLSIKNISNDLEENAQFNTAISQLMILTNTLYETVEYVRDSLIIESLEVLTLLLAPFAPHLSEEFWFLLKGNGSVHDQKWPKFDSRAIIEDNYNLVIQINGKVRGMIKVNINESDIQLKDKVLNSEVTKKWIGAKPIKRYISVKGKLINIVI; encoded by the coding sequence ATCGCAGAATCCTCAAACAAACCTTTATCTAAAGGAATCTCTAATACATACAACCATGCTGATTTAGAAAAAAAATGGCAACAAAAATGGATTGAAAGTTCCTTATATAAGACTAGGCAACCCCAAAAGGATCAAAAAACCTTTTATGCATTATCAATGTTTCCATATCCATCTGGAAATCTTCATATGGGACATGTAAGAAATTATGTAATCACAGATGTCTTGGCAAGAATGCATCGCATGAAAGGTGAAGCAGTTCTTCACCCTATGGGCTGGGATGCATTTGGATTACCAGCCGAGAATGCAGCTATAGATAGAGGGATTGATCCAGATATATGGACTAAAAAAAATATATCTCAGATGAAAACCCAACTAAATAGTCTTGGGTTATCAGTAGATTGGGAGAGAGAAATTACAACATGTGATGAAGAATATTATAAATGGACCCAATATCTATTCCTTGAATTATTTGATGCTGGATTAGCCTACCAAAAATCAGCGACTGTTAATTGGGACCCTATTGACAAGACTGTATTAGCTAATGAACAAGTTGATATAAATGGAAAATCGTGGCGATCAGGTGCAATTGTTCAAAAAAAAGAGTTAAAGCAATGGTTCTTAAAAATAACAGATTATGCCGAAGAATTACTTAAAGGCTTAAATAAGCTAAGTGGTTGGCCAGATAATGTAAAAACTATGCAAGAGAACTGGATAGGTAAGTCTCAAGGAGTAGAGGTTAAATTTAAAGTTAAAAATAGTCCTAATCTATTGATAAATGTATTTACAACTAGAATAGATACAATATATGGTGTAAATTATCTGGTTTTAGCTCCTGATCATCATTTAGTAGATAAATTAATAGCTGATGAAAATAAAGACTCTCTTAAAATTTTTAGAGATAAAGTTAATAGACTTAGTGAACAAGATAGAACATCAGATTCAAAACAGAAGCAAGGGTTGGATTTAGGAGCTAAAGCTATAAATCCTATAAATGGAAAATCAATTCCAATTTGGATCGGAGATTATGTACTTTCTTCATATGCCACAGGAGCTGTTATGGCAGTTCCAGCTCATGATTTAAGAGATTATGAATTTGCTAAAAAATATACATTACCTATAACATATGTAATTAAGGGAAATAGTAGTCTAGTTGATGAGACAAGACCATTTACATCAAAAGGTATATTAATCAATTCTGGAAAATTTAATGGGCTAAAGTCTAAAATAGCTATATCAGAAATAACAAGTGTAGGTATAAATGATGGATGGGCACAGAACAAAGTTAGTTATAAACTTAGAGATTGGTTGATATCACGTCAAAGATATTGGGGATGTCCAATACCAATTATTCATTGTGATAAATGTGGAGTAGTACCAGTTCCAATAAAGGATTTACCTATCAAACTTAATAAAGATAAATCTATTAAAAGTATAACTTGTCCAAAATGTTCATGTAAGGCAAAATTAGAAACAGACACAATGGATACATTCATGTGTTCATCCTGGTATTTTTTACGATATGTAGACGCAACTAATAAAAATGAACCTTTTAATAAAGAGTTAGCAGATAAATGGCTTCCAGTAGATCAATATGTTGGAGGTATTGAACATGCAATATTACATCTCTTATATTCTAGATTTTTTGTAAAAGCTTTAAAAACTAAGAAACTTATTAATGTAAATGAACCATTTAAAAAGTTATTAACGCAAGGAATGGTTCAAGGAATTACATATAAGAATCCATCATCTCAAAAATATATCAAAAATAATGATATAAAAGACCATAAGAATCCATTAGACCCATTAACTGGAGAAAAACTACAAATAGTTTATGAAAAAATGTCAAAATCTAAATATAATGGAGTTGATCCATCTGATGTGATTAACAAATTTGGAAGCGATACAGCAAGGATGTTTATACTTTTCAAAGCCCCTCCAGAAAAGGATTTAGAATGGGACGATTCTGATGTAGAAGGTCAATATAGATTCTTAAATCGTGTATGGAGAATTTTTAATGATCTTCTAAGAGATAGAACTATAGACCTTTCGAATTCATCTCAGAGCATAGTATATACAGATTTAAATAGTAAAGAATCAAATCTACGTAGAATAGTCCACTTATCAATAAAAAACATATCTAATGACCTGGAGGAGAATGCTCAGTTTAATACAGCAATTTCTCAATTAATGATACTTACAAATACACTATATGAAACTGTAGAATATGTCCGAGATTCCCTAATCATAGAATCTTTAGAAGTATTAACATTATTATTAGCACCTTTTGCTCCACATTTATCAGAAGAATTTTGGTTTTTGTTAAAAGGCAATGGAAGTGTCCATGACCAAAAGTGGCCTAAATTTGATTCAAGGGCAATTATAGAAGATAATTATAATTTAGTGATACAAATTAATGGAAAAGTTAGGGGTATGATTAAAGTCAATATAAATGAATCTGATATTCAGCTAAAGGATAAGGTTTTAAATTCTGAGGTAACTAAGAAGTGGATAGGAGCTAAGCCTATAAAGAGATATATATCAGTTAAAGGAAAATTAATAAATATTGTAATTTAA